The Alicyclobacillus macrosporangiidus CPP55 genome segment CCTCCGAGGTCTATGAGGTCGCGGACATCGCAAGAAGAAACAACGCCCACGTGATCGCCATTACGCGGTTCAGTGACTCACCCCTCAGCCGTCTTGCGACCGTTCGTCTGTACGTGAGTGCCGTGGAACCGAAGGTTCGGGTGGCTGCGACTGCGTCACGCGTGGCGGCGCTCGTCATTGTCGACGCGTTGTTCATCTACCTTGCCAGCCAAGATGAGAAGGTTTACGAGTCCTTGGACGCGACTCGGCGAGTCGTCCAAAGTCACAAACTGGGGTAGTAACTCCCAACAGAGATGTCCTCGCAGTCTGTCTCCGTATCCCTGGATGACATGGTGTGGGAGGGAGGCGCCCAGCCTCCATTCCCACACGCCCTGACGAAACGCGCAGCTTCCCCAGTCGTATCAACAACTCCAAGTTCTTCAACTCATCCGGCACACTACCTGTATGCTGCTCCCAGAATGTTCGATACAGGTTGGCGATTCGACTCTCCCTCTTACCCACTTTTCTGCCGAGACCGGGCAACGTGATCGCAAGGTCGGTGGCAAGAACCCGACACAAAACCGCTCCCAGTCAATCAAGGCCAATTCCCTGTCGTGGCGCAAAGGTCAGGTGGTTGGATTCGGATCACCTGACAGACAGCACATCGGTTCCAACAGAGGCTGTGTCTGATGCTGTACGTCCGCCAATCGTGTTTTCCGCAACTAAAAAATGCAGAAAAACGCGACGTGACGATATACCGCGTTCTGCATAAAAATACAGGATTAGACGGGTGTCGTTGTTGAACTAAAGCCCCCGTTTGTGCAATAGCGAAGCTCTTTGTTCCATTAATAGCTTTTGGATATGAGCTTGATGGTGACGACTATGATCGGCGATGTGCCAAATACCCCAGCGAACAGTTGCACTGTTCCCATTTTCATAGGGAACAGTCTTGGGCAAATCATCATCCGTTAATGTCAAACACACCTCTCTGAACATTTGTTGAATCCTCTCATAGTCGTCTAGAAGTGCGTGCAACGGGATATTCTTCACCATCGGCAGCTTACCGTCTTGATCGTACATTGGACCAAAGGACTTAATGAGTTCTAATGGAAATTCTTTTGATTGCAGGCGATAAACCCAATGCAGGTCAACTACCATCAAATGTCTTAACAATTGTGCGATACTGTTCGACTCACCTAATGGTCCTCTATAATCGATTTCGTCCTGTGTCAAACCGTCTACCATACGCTTCAAACGATCGTAATTGTATTTCACTGCTGCATGAAGTAGTCCGATTACGGGACTCATCTGCGGTTCTGGAGTAAAGTCATACACTTTCAACTAAATACCTCCGTTGCATTTTCGATTGTAGCGGGAACTACTTTCATCTGCTTACTGCGTTTACCTGCCCTTCAGTCCCACAAGGCTTCTGTCGCATAAGCCCCCTTTAGCGGGATGGTTTGACTCCGCCGTGTACAAGTCAAGCCCGTTTGTTACAGACGCACACCATGAGAGGGCTGTCTGGGTCAAACGGTCGCTTATCAAAATGCCCGTAACGGCGAAGCAATGTGAATCCGTTGTAGTGCAACAAAGCCTCCAATTCTTGCGGAAACACATAGCGAAGGTCAATTCGGGTTTGACGGGTGACTGTGACGCCAGAGGAATCGTAAGCGTCAAATAGTCCGCACCTAGCGCCAAGCCTTGGTCTGCGAGATGATTCCCCCAGAACCCAATCATGGAGGGATCATCGTGACGAAAGCGGAGTTGGAAGAGCTTCGTGAGCTTTGGCGCGCCCGCGTGGCCGACTTCCGGGCCAGCGGACAGACGGGCGCCGCATGGTGTGCTGCCCACCAGATCAAGGAGCACCAGCTGTGGTATTGGGTGGGCAAGTTCAAGGCGGAGCAGGTCGAGCCGCAGCCTCGTTTTGTCCCCATTCATGTCCAGGAACCGACCGGAGAGGTGGACAAGCCGCTGTCCGTCCGAGTGGGCCCGGCCATCATCGAGGTCACACCCGGTTACGACACTGAACTGCTGCGCGATGTGGTACGCACGTTGTCCGGCCTATGCTGAACATCGGTACCGGACCGGAACTGCGTGTGTACCTGGCATGCGGCAGCACAGACATGCGCAAATCCATCGACGGCTTGGCAGCCTTGGTTCAGGAGTCTTTCGAGCTGGATCCGTTTTCTCCGTGCATTTTCGTCTTTTGTAGCCGGAAGCGGGACAAGCTGAAAATCCTGTACTGGGAGCACAACGGCTTCTGGCTGTATTACCGACGCCTGGAGCGTGGACGGTTTCAATGGCCTGACACCAGTGCCGGCAAGACTGTCGTCATTGGCCGACGGGAACTGAACTGGCTGCTGGACGGGCTGTCACTCACCCAGCAGAAGGCCCACCCGCAGGTCTCAGCCAAGAGAGTGGTGTGACGGGGAAAATCGCAAAAGATGCCTTTCTAACAAGGGATTTCGGCGGCTGCGTCGAAGTCCTTTTGCATGATGAACACGACGACGGTGACCACCAACCAACCGGAATCCCTGCAGGAACGCTACGAAGCGTTGGAGCGGGAAAACGCGGAGCTGAAAAAGCAGGTGAAGCTGCTGTTGGAAGAGCTTCGCCTGGCCCGCCATCGGCATTTCGGGAAATCCAGCGAACGCACGAAAGAGGACCAGGTTCGATTGGACCTGGTGTTTAACGAGGCCGAGGCGGAGGCGCAACCGGAGGCAGAGGAACCCACTGTCGAGACGGTTACGTATCAACGACGCAAGAAACAGCCTGGCCAGCGGGAGGCCATGCTCGCAGATCTGCCTGTGGAGCGGATTGAATACCGTTTGTCGGAGCAAGAGCGGATCTGCTCGTGCTGCAACGCAGTCATGGACGAGGTGGGCGCTGAGGTCCGTCGTGAGCTCAAGCACATCCCGGCTCAGACGGTGCTGGTCGAACATGTGCAGTATAAATACGCGTGCCGGCCGTGTGACAAGCATGGGACCGAAACACCGATGGTCAAGGCGCAGATGCCCAGGCCCCCGATCCCGGGCAGTCTGGCGTCCGCCTCGATGCTGGCACATGTGATTGACAAGAAGTACGTGGACGGATTGCCACTGTACCGGCAGGAGCAGCAGTTCGCCCGGAAGGGCCTGGCATTGTCGCGGCAGACCTTAGCGAACTGGGTCGTGATAGGCGCGACACGATGGCTTAGCCTGGTGTATGACCGACTGCACGAGGAGATGCTTTCACGAAAGTACCTGCACGCGGACGAGACGACGCTACAGGTGCTGCACGAGCCTGGACGGGCGGCCGAGTCGGAGTCGTACATGTGGCTGTACCGCAGCGGCCGGGATGGGCCCCCCATCGTCCTGTTCGACTACCAGGAGACCCGCTCGAGGGAGCATCCAAGGCGGTTCCTCGGGGGATTCAAGGGTTACCTGCATGTGGATGGGTACAGCGGATACCACGACATCGAGGGTGTCACCTTGGTGGGGTGCTGGGCACACGCGAGGCGCAAGTTCGACGAGGCGCTCACAGCTCTGCCGACAGCCGAACGGAAAAAACCGACAGCGGCCCGGATTGGGCTTGAGTACTGCAACAGGCTGTTCAAGATTGAGCGCGGTTTGAAAGACGAGACACCAGAGGAACGTCGTGCCGAACGGCAGAGGCTGAGCCGGCCGGTGCTTGACGAGTTTTTGGCATGGCTTGAGGAGCAGAGCGGACAGGTGGTGCCCAAGAGTGCTTTGGGCAAGGCGGTTTCGTATTGCCTGAACCAGTGGCCGAAGCTGGTGGTGTTCCTGGAGGACGGCCATCTGGAGTTGGATAACAACCGGAGCGAGCGGTCAATCAAGCCGTTTGTAATTGGTCGCAAGAACTTCCTGTTTGCCAACACCCCACAGGGTGCGAGGGCGAGCGCCATCGCGTACAGCCTGGTGGAGACAGCCAAGGAGAACGGGCTGGACCCGTATCTGTACCTGGAACATCTGTTTGAGTGGCTGCCCAACATCCGAACGGATGACCGTGCAGCGATGGATGAGCTGCTCCCGTGGTCGGACCGCCTGCCGGAACGAATCCGGAGGCGTGGGAAAAAAGGATAGCATGAGAAATCGCCCCGCTGGGTTTCCTGGCGGGGCTGATTGTTGCCGTCCATGACTGTCGCACGACGGTTGGAGAAACGCAAGGTGTGGGGGCTTTGACGCTACTGAGAAAATGGACAAAAAAGAGAATACTCCCTCTTGTGCAGTTCTCGAATGGTTATTTATGTATATTGATTCAGGAGGCTTCCCCAGTGATGACAACTTGTACGCCCAATTGCTTCAGCCGATGCACGTGGCGTCGAATCAACGTTTCTCGATTCTGCCGATCGTAGTAATCAGGTCCCAGGTCTTGATAGGCAACCTTGTGCTTAAGCAGGTGGTATACGATGACCAGCAGGGTGTGCGCCAGAGCGACCGCTGCACGTTTCGTTCCCCGGCGCGCAGCAATCCGGTGATATCGGGCGGAAAGGCGGGTGTTTTTGCCTCGGGCGGCAGCGCGTGCGCATTCGATCATCGTTTCTCGCAACCATCCGTCACCCTTGCGTGTTTTTCCACTGTATCGTTTTCCCGCACTCTCGTGGTTCCCGGGACACAGTCCTGCCCAGGATGCCAGATGCGCTGCGGTCGGAAACCGACTCATATCCGTCCCGACTTCCGCCACAATCATTTCTGCCGCCTTTCGCCCAACCCCCGGAATCCCCTCGAGACGCGCCAGGTCTTCTTCAAAAGGGCGCATCCGCCGCGCTATCTCGGCGCTCACTTCCTCGATTAACTCGTCTAACTCATCAATGTGTTGAAGCTGAATGGCCAGCAGCTTCCGCTGATGAGGACGCACAATGCCTTTGAGCGCCTGCTCAAGCTCCTTCGTCTTGTTCCGCAATCGGCCTTTCGCGAGAGCAGCCATGCTTTGTTCGTCGGTGTTCCCAGCGATGAGTTCTTCCAGCATCGCACGCCCGCTCGCACCGAGCACGTCCGAAGCGACCGATGCCAGCTTGATATTCGCGCCTTCTAGGACTTTTTGGAGTCGGTTCACTTCACTCGCACGCTCGCGAATGAGCGACTTCCGGTAACGAATCAACTCACGCAACTCTCGTTGCTCACGCGAGGGAATGTAGCTGCCCTTCAGAAGTCCATGTTGCAGAAGCTGCGCGATCCACTCCGCATCTTTGACATCGGTCTTACGCCCGGGTACCTGTTTGATGTGCTGTGCGTTCACTACAAGAATTTCAAGCCCCTGGTCCTCTAATAGGTTGTAAATCGGTTTCCAGTACACGCCGGTACTCTCCATCGCCACATGTGTGCAGCCGTGTTGGCGAATCCATTGGCACATCGCTTGGAGATCTTCCGTCATCGTGCCGAATGTGCGAATCTCTTTGCCTTCAGGGGTGAGTACACACGCAACAACCTTCTTCTTGTGCACATCCAGCCCGCAGCAACGTTCATGCACGACTTCCATTCCACGGGCACCTCCATCGAGCGAACAATCGCAACCGCGTGGCGACCGATGATCCGAATTCTACTGTGCGTGCATCCCGTAGGGGAGCGACAAACCGTGGTTCTCGAGGTCGCCGGCTCCGTCTTACGATCGGGCTTTATGCACCACCGTCAAACGAGCTCTGGCGGCTGCTGACGCGATCGTATCGCAATATCTCCTCATTTTCATGCTCCCGTGGCGTCGAAGTTCGACATGGATGTCTTACGAGGAATCCGTCCAGCGGCGATACGTGATACAGTGCTGGATTTGAGTTACCGAATCGTACCTCTCGCTTCCCCACACTGTCACTTCATACCCGCGTTCGTCCGTGAACCGTGACACCTCTTTATCTGCCTCGTCATCAAACAGGTGCATCAAATTTGGATTCCGCGTCTCGAAGGCAAACAAGCCATCTTCGCGCAAGTGCTCGTGCACCCTTTGGAGCATGTCCTCTTGCGACTTTCGGTCCAAGAACGCCTGAAATGCGTTGCCCGTCATGAAGACGAGCCCAAATTGCTTGTCGAGGCGCAGGTGTCTGCAGTCGCCGAGGATCCAGTTCACTCGAACAGCCTTCTCATCCGCTTTTTGCTTTGCCCTCTCAAGCATCTGAGGGGTAATGTCCACCCCTGTGACATCAAATCCGCTTTGAGCAAGCGGGATGGTCACACGACCCGTACCACAGGCAAGCTCCAGAATGGGACCACCCGTTTCACGGGCTAAGCCTTCAAAAAAGGGCAACTCCAATCCTACCTTGCCATACTCAGAGTCGTAGGTGACAGGATCTTGATACTCCTCGAGATTGTCATTTACGTGGATCTGCGTCTCCCCTCTTGTCGGCATGTGACTCCTGTCGACTTGCTGAATTCAACGCCCGCCGCGGCGCACCACGTCGGCCCGTTAGTTGAAGAGCAAGTTTATTGCACTTAAGCCCCCGCCCATTTGTGCAATTACGGAGCATTGGCTGACCGTACTTTATTGGGTGATTTAACTAAACCGAGATCACCTTACGCGCGGCCAAAAATAGCTCCACCGTTTACGTGTAGCACCTGTCCCGTAATGTACTCAGCCTCACGCGACGCCAGAAAGAACACAGTTTCGGCGATATCAGATGGTCTACCCGCTCGTCCCACCACTGTCCGATTTACCAACCGCTGATGTCTCTCTGGGGTCATTCTGTCACCGAAGAATTCTGTATTCTCAACAAATCCGGGTACGACCGCATTGACTGTGATACCTTCTGGTCCCAGTTCAGTTGCCAACGAATAAGTCCACCCCAGAATCCCTGCCTTAGCTGCAGCGTACGAATCACCTGCACCTTGTACGGCTGCAATCGAACTAATGTTTATAATGCGTCCACCTGGTCGCGTTAAACGAGAACGAAGAGCAGAAGTTAGTAACACCGCCGTCAGTACGTTAGTCTTATAATCTTGCATCCACTGATCGGCGATGTCCGAAAGTGTTTCCGCATGTCTGAAATCCACACCACCAGCATTATTGACGAGAACATCAATGTGAGTGATCTTCTTATCGTCCAATGTTATCTTCAACCGCTCCACATCTTCTACGCGGGTCAAATCTGCGGGAATTGCAATGGCACAGGGTGCCTTCGCTATTGAATTGCTAAGTGATTCTACTGTTTGTTCCAAAACCCGCATCCTGCGTCCAATCAAAATAACTTGGTCTCCAGCGGCAGCATGGCGCTCAGCTATAGCTCTACCAATACCAGTTCCGCCTCCCGAAACCACAACGTACCGCATATGTACCACTCCTTAGATTTACGTCAACGAGACCTGCAGTATTAAATGTTGGGAAAGTGAAAATACAAATTAGTACTCCGTGTTTAAGCGAACAGGCAAATCCGATATACCGCGTCTTGCATAATAATGCAGGATCGAACAAGTGTCATTGTTGAACTAACGCCCCCGTTAGTACAAGAAGGAGA includes the following:
- a CDS encoding DinB family protein, with the protein product MYDFTPEPQMSPVIGLLHAAVKYNYDRLKRMVDGLTQDEIDYRGPLGESNSIAQLLRHLMVVDLHWVYRLQSKEFPLELIKSFGPMYDQDGKLPMVKNIPLHALLDDYERIQQMFREVCLTLTDDDLPKTVPYENGNSATVRWGIWHIADHSRHHQAHIQKLLMEQRASLLHKRGL
- the tnpA gene encoding IS66 family insertion sequence element accessory protein TnpA, yielding MTKAELEELRELWRARVADFRASGQTGAAWCAAHQIKEHQLWYWVGKFKAEQVEPQPRFVPIHVQEPTGEVDKPLSVRVGPAIIEVTPGYDTELLRDVVRTLSGLC
- the tnpB gene encoding IS66 family insertion sequence element accessory protein TnpB (TnpB, as the term is used for proteins encoded by IS66 family insertion elements, is considered an accessory protein, since TnpC, encoded by a neighboring gene, is a DDE family transposase.) encodes the protein MLNIGTGPELRVYLACGSTDMRKSIDGLAALVQESFELDPFSPCIFVFCSRKRDKLKILYWEHNGFWLYYRRLERGRFQWPDTSAGKTVVIGRRELNWLLDGLSLTQQKAHPQVSAKRVV
- the tnpC gene encoding IS66 family transposase, with protein sequence MNTTTVTTNQPESLQERYEALERENAELKKQVKLLLEELRLARHRHFGKSSERTKEDQVRLDLVFNEAEAEAQPEAEEPTVETVTYQRRKKQPGQREAMLADLPVERIEYRLSEQERICSCCNAVMDEVGAEVRRELKHIPAQTVLVEHVQYKYACRPCDKHGTETPMVKAQMPRPPIPGSLASASMLAHVIDKKYVDGLPLYRQEQQFARKGLALSRQTLANWVVIGATRWLSLVYDRLHEEMLSRKYLHADETTLQVLHEPGRAAESESYMWLYRSGRDGPPIVLFDYQETRSREHPRRFLGGFKGYLHVDGYSGYHDIEGVTLVGCWAHARRKFDEALTALPTAERKKPTAARIGLEYCNRLFKIERGLKDETPEERRAERQRLSRPVLDEFLAWLEEQSGQVVPKSALGKAVSYCLNQWPKLVVFLEDGHLELDNNRSERSIKPFVIGRKNFLFANTPQGARASAIAYSLVETAKENGLDPYLYLEHLFEWLPNIRTDDRAAMDELLPWSDRLPERIRRRGKKG
- a CDS encoding IS110 family transposase; the encoded protein is MEVVHERCCGLDVHKKKVVACVLTPEGKEIRTFGTMTEDLQAMCQWIRQHGCTHVAMESTGVYWKPIYNLLEDQGLEILVVNAQHIKQVPGRKTDVKDAEWIAQLLQHGLLKGSYIPSREQRELRELIRYRKSLIRERASEVNRLQKVLEGANIKLASVASDVLGASGRAMLEELIAGNTDEQSMAALAKGRLRNKTKELEQALKGIVRPHQRKLLAIQLQHIDELDELIEEVSAEIARRMRPFEEDLARLEGIPGVGRKAAEMIVAEVGTDMSRFPTAAHLASWAGLCPGNHESAGKRYSGKTRKGDGWLRETMIECARAAARGKNTRLSARYHRIAARRGTKRAAVALAHTLLVIVYHLLKHKVAYQDLGPDYYDRQNRETLIRRHVHRLKQLGVQVVITGEAS
- a CDS encoding class I SAM-dependent methyltransferase encodes the protein MPTRGETQIHVNDNLEEYQDPVTYDSEYGKVGLELPFFEGLARETGGPILELACGTGRVTIPLAQSGFDVTGVDITPQMLERAKQKADEKAVRVNWILGDCRHLRLDKQFGLVFMTGNAFQAFLDRKSQEDMLQRVHEHLREDGLFAFETRNPNLMHLFDDEADKEVSRFTDERGYEVTVWGSERYDSVTQIQHCITYRRWTDSS
- a CDS encoding SDR family NAD(P)-dependent oxidoreductase, which translates into the protein MRYVVVSGGGTGIGRAIAERHAAAGDQVILIGRRMRVLEQTVESLSNSIAKAPCAIAIPADLTRVEDVERLKITLDDKKITHIDVLVNNAGGVDFRHAETLSDIADQWMQDYKTNVLTAVLLTSALRSRLTRPGGRIINISSIAAVQGAGDSYAAAKAGILGWTYSLATELGPEGITVNAVVPGFVENTEFFGDRMTPERHQRLVNRTVVGRAGRPSDIAETVFFLASREAEYITGQVLHVNGGAIFGRA